ACGGCGACTTACGCTCGCAGTGCCAGGCGCTTTCGCGCGAGTACGGCGCCATCGTTACCCGCGCCATCGAGCGGGATATCGAGCGGGGCCTCATCCGAACCGGCCGCACCGCGCGCCAGCTCATGCTGATTCTCTGGGGACAGGTGATCGGAGTGATGCAGGTGATCCTCATGCGGAAGGAGTCGTTTCGCGAGGTCTACGGCATCACCCCCGAGATGCTCTTCGAGGATTATCTTTCTATGACGCGAAAGTCGCTGCGCTGAGGTGCCGGACAGTACAACAATCGTAGATGCAAGCGTCACAACCCGTAAGTAAAACACCCGGACCCCGGTCATACGCGCCGCCCGTGCCGAACGCTCCACACCCGCCAGACTGATCTAATGAATTGACAAAAACCATATAATGCGCAAGATGTATTGTACCTACCAGGAGGTACCAATGAAACCCACCCAGCCATCCTCGCACGCCGCCGCATTAAAAAAGGTCGCCACGTCCATCAAGCTCGCCTACGGCTTCGGCGACATCGGCAGCAACATCTTCATCGTAACCTCGGGATTTTTCCTTCTATTCTTCCTTACAAATGTCGTCGGCATCAATCCCGCGCTTGCGGGGCTCGTGCTTCTCTTCCCCAAGCTGTGGGACGTGGTGTCCGACCCCATTATGGGCGCGATCTCCGACCGAACGCGCTCGCGCTGGGGCCGGCGCAGACCCTATCTCCTCTTCGGGGCCCTGCCCTTCGGCCTTTCCTTCCTCGTCATGTTCATCGCGCCCGGCTACGAGTCCGAGTCGGCGCGCGCCCTGCACGTGGCGCTCATGTTCGCGCTGGGCTGTACGGCCTTCACCGTGGTCAACGTGCCCTATTCGAGCATGGTGGCCGAGATGTCCGACGACTACAACGAGCGCATGTCGATCACCTCGTTCCGGATGATCGGCTCGTCGATCGGGGTTCTCGCGGCCGGGGGACTGGCCATGCCGCTGGTCGGGATGGGAGGCGGCGGCGCGGACGGCTTCCGTTTCATGGGTATCGTCTTCGGCGCCGCCATCGCGCTCATCACGCTGGTGTGTTTCATGGGTACAGGCCGGGCAAGGACGCTTCCGGTAAAGGACATCACGCCCCCGGCGCGGGAGCAGATCCGCATCGCGCTGAAAAACCGCCCGTTCATCATGCTCATGGCGAGCTACATGCTGCAGTCGACCGGCATCGGCGTGCTGATGGCGGGGCTCATCTATTACATAAAGCACGTCATGATGCTTCCCGAGACAGCCATGGGGGTGGTGTTTCCCATACTGTTCGGCACCGCGATCGTGTTCATACCGGTGTGGGTAAAAATTGGTAAAAAACTCGGAAAGATCCGCGCCTACCGGATCGGGCTGGCGATCATCTGCGTAATGCTGGTGTCGACGTTCTTCACGCAGGCGTCGCAATTAATGCTGTTTTATGTACAGGTGTTTTTGCTGGGCATCGGTTTTTCGAGCTTCCAGCTCTTTCCGTTCTCGATGCTTCCCGACACCATCGAATACGACGAGATGAAGTCGGGCATGCGGCGCGAGGGGATTTTCTCCGGCGTGTGGGCCTCGGGGCAGAAGATGGCCTATTCGGTCGGCCCGGGCATAATGGGCTTCGCGCTGGCGCTCTCGGGCTTCGACGCCTCCGGGCCGCAGGGCGCGAACGTGGCCACCGGCATTCGTATCGCCTTCTGCCTGCTTCCTGCGGCGGCACTTTTACTGAGCTACATTCCGTTCGGCGCGTACGACCTCACGGAAGAGAGGTTCGAGGAGATCAAGAGGACGATCGCCGGGAAGGGGCCGGGGGGTATGCGATGAGCGTTCCGGCGGGATTGTTCCTCGTCGTTCCCACCTGTGTTCTTTCGCTCTCGTGCGGATCGACCGGCGACTTCCAGGCCGGCGAGGCCGCGGAGGGTGACGCGGACCCATCACTCTATTTCTCGCGGAAGGGCGGCACGTCCCGCTGAACCATGACCACATGCTCTGGTGCGGTTTAGGAGCGAGATGCACGGCCGCCACGTGAAGGAAGACGCGGCCGAGCTGAGGGCCCTGTCACTGGAGCTGTCTCCGTGGTTCTGTCACGCCGTAACGCGGGCGCGGACGGAGTGCCGTCCGAAGTCGGCGATCGGCGTTTTACGGAAATACGATATTAAATGAGGGCCGTGAGAGAATGATCTATGGCGTATACACCACCACCCGGTTCTTCCCTTCTTTCTTCGCCATGTATAGCGCGTAATCGGCGCGTTTTATCATTTCGTCGAAAACGGCCTCTACGTCTTCCGCCCGCTTCCTGGATTTCTCGAAGGTATAGGCGCAGATGCCCAGGCTCGCGCCGAGTTCCACTTTATGATCGCCGAAGACCATCGGTTTTTCCCGTAATGAGCTCCGAATGCGCTCGGCGACCCGTATGGCGCCCTCGCGGTCGGTGCGCGGCAGGAATACGAGGAACTCCTCGCCGCCGTAGCGCCCCAGCAGGTCGTATTCCCTGCACGAATCCTGGAGCCTGCGCGAGAACTCCGCGAGCGCCACGTCGCCGGCCAGGTGGCCGTGCGTGTCGTTGATGGCCTTGAAGTTGTCGGCGTCGACGAGGATGGTCGCCACGCTCGCTCCCTCGCGCGATGACCGGTTGATCTCTTTCAGTATACCGTCGAAGAGCGCGCGCCGGTTGAGGATGCCGGTGAGCGGGTCCTCCTTGGCGAGCTTCATGAGGCGCTTCTGGTTGTTGATGAGCTTGTTTTCGAGCTGGATGATGCGCATCCCCACCCGGGCGCGCGCCGCAAGTTCGCTCTCGTCGAAGGGCTTGGCTATGTAATCGTCGGCCCCGGAGTCGAGGGCCTGCACCAGGTCCTCCTTGCGGTTGCGCGAGGTGAGCACGATCATATATATGTAGCGCGACAGCTTGAGCTTGCGCACCCTGCGGCAGAGCGTGAGGCCGTCCATTTCGGGCAGAATCCAGTCGATCACGGCGAACTGTATGCGGTCGTTCTTTATGAAGTCGAGGGCCGTGGCCCCGTCGCCGCAGGTGAGCACCTCGAAGCCCATCCCGGCGAACACCTTTTTCACCACCTTCTGTACGAAGGGATCGTCTTCAACAATCAGCATTTTCATGTCTTACCATCGTTTCACCAATAGATTTTTCGCGCAACCGCGGATACGCGCCGCCGGCGGTCAGAACACACGGTACAATGCTATTCAACACGGTCGCGCCGTCAAAGGCAAATACATTTTTGGCCGCCGCTGCCGGTTAATAGTTGTACTTGGCGCGTGAAAAATCCCCTCGGCCTCCGGCAGCGCCCCTTTGGCAAAGGGAGGCCGTATTCATATAGCCGGTCGGTTTTTCAGGCGACAATCATGATCGTCGTCTGGAACCAGTTGTTGTTTACATAATAAAGATATGAATTCTTTGTCAGAAAGTACGCTTCGCAGGAGCCCACTTTGGCAAAGGGGGCGCGTGACGCACAGGATATGCCAATGCCGGCCTTGCGACGGGAGGTTGCGTCTTCAGCCGGCCCGGAGGCGGAGGGATTCAATCGGCTTCCCGCCAAATTATGCTTGCTGAATGCGCGCCCGGAAGCGACCAT
This genomic stretch from Spirochaetota bacterium harbors:
- a CDS encoding MFS transporter, producing the protein MKPTQPSSHAAALKKVATSIKLAYGFGDIGSNIFIVTSGFFLLFFLTNVVGINPALAGLVLLFPKLWDVVSDPIMGAISDRTRSRWGRRRPYLLFGALPFGLSFLVMFIAPGYESESARALHVALMFALGCTAFTVVNVPYSSMVAEMSDDYNERMSITSFRMIGSSIGVLAAGGLAMPLVGMGGGGADGFRFMGIVFGAAIALITLVCFMGTGRARTLPVKDITPPAREQIRIALKNRPFIMLMASYMLQSTGIGVLMAGLIYYIKHVMMLPETAMGVVFPILFGTAIVFIPVWVKIGKKLGKIRAYRIGLAIICVMLVSTFFTQASQLMLFYVQVFLLGIGFSSFQLFPFSMLPDTIEYDEMKSGMRREGIFSGVWASGQKMAYSVGPGIMGFALALSGFDASGPQGANVATGIRIAFCLLPAAALLLSYIPFGAYDLTEERFEEIKRTIAGKGPGGMR
- a CDS encoding diguanylate cyclase — its product is MKMLIVEDDPFVQKVVKKVFAGMGFEVLTCGDGATALDFIKNDRIQFAVIDWILPEMDGLTLCRRVRKLKLSRYIYMIVLTSRNRKEDLVQALDSGADDYIAKPFDESELAARARVGMRIIQLENKLINNQKRLMKLAKEDPLTGILNRRALFDGILKEINRSSREGASVATILVDADNFKAINDTHGHLAGDVALAEFSRRLQDSCREYDLLGRYGGEEFLVFLPRTDREGAIRVAERIRSSLREKPMVFGDHKVELGASLGICAYTFEKSRKRAEDVEAVFDEMIKRADYALYMAKKEGKNRVVVYTP